In Chelonia mydas isolate rCheMyd1 chromosome 18, rCheMyd1.pri.v2, whole genome shotgun sequence, a single genomic region encodes these proteins:
- the UBE2J2 gene encoding ubiquitin-conjugating enzyme E2 J2, with translation MSNNSNKRAPTTATQRLKQDYLRIKKDPVPYICAEPLPSNILEWHYVVRGPEMTPYEGGYYHGKLIFPREFPFKPPSIYMITPNGRFKCNTRLCLSITDFHPDTWNPAWSVSTILTGLLSFMVEKGPTLGSIETSEFTKRQLAAQSLAFNLKDKVFCELFPEVVEEIKQKQKAQEELNNRPPPLPLPDVVPDGEAHHGQNGIPLLNGHVPLAAANHPGLQQANRNHGLLGGALANLFVIVGFAAFAYTVKYVLRSIAQE, from the exons atgAGCAACAACAGTAATAAGAGAGCACCAACAACAGCAACGCAGAGACTTAAGCAGGACTACCTTCGAATTAAAAAAGATCCAGTGCCTTATATCTGTGCTGAACCCCTCCCATCCAATATCCTTGAATG GCACTATGTTGTACGAGGCCCTGAAATGACTCCGTATGAAG GTGGCTATTATCATGGGAAACTAATTTTCCCCAGAGAATTTCCTTTTAAACCTCCTAGTATTTATATGATAACTCCTAATGGAAGATTTAAATGCAATACAAG gttGTGTCTTTCAATCACTGATTTCCACCCTGATACATGGAATCCAGCTTGGTCAGTCTCAACAATCTTGACAGGCCTCCTTAGTTTTATGGTGGAAAAGGGCCCCACACTGGGCAGCATAGAAACCTCAGAATTCACA AAAAGACAGCTTGCTGCACAAAGCttagcatttaatttaaaagataaaGTCTTCTGTGAGCTGTTCCCTGAAGTGGTGGAG GAGatcaaacaaaaacagaaagcaCAAGAAGAGCTCAATAACAGACCTCCACCCCTCCCGTTACCGGATGTTGTCCCAGATGGGGAAGCACACCATGGTCAAAATGGAATACCGCTTCTTAATGGGCATGTACCACTGGCAGCTGCCAATCACCCAGGTCTTCAGCAGGCCAATCGTAACCATGGACTCTTAGGAGGAGCTTTGGCGAACTTGTTTGTTATAGTTGGTTTTGCAGCCTTTGCCTACACAGTCAAGTATGTACTGAGAAGCATAGCGCAAGAATGA